TAGCACACCTGATCcctaataatattaataattattgtgGCTCTCCTGCAATACATTCCAAATCAGAGTCTTAAAGTCATAAGTTTGTTTCTGAACTATTTTTTTATGAAGCTCTGGAAGCCCCTCATGATCACATGAGGTTAATGAAGCTCCCCAAGTCGCAAGCTCACCCAAAATTAAAGCtcttaattattataattataaagaTCAGGTTACAGTAGTTAATAAACAGTTGTATGACAACAATTTAATTGTCTGTTTTGTTGCACAATTCTATCTCAGACATGCCACACATGTGGTGGCCAGAATTACAATGCAGCCAAGCGTTGCAAGGTGGAAGGGTGTGGGGCCAAAATCAATATTAAAACCTTTGACTGGGAAAAACTTgcccagaaaaagaaaacacatgtCACTCAACAAAGGAAACTTTTGGAGTATCGGGTAATTACTGCAATGAATGACAAGTGGATTTGTTATGTTCATCCTTTAACTGCATGTAGCCTACATAATTAATGTAAcaatgcatgcatgcatgcatgcatgcttCATCAAAGCTGTGAGCTGAGTGAAAATTCTAAACACACTCTGAGCCTTATATTCAATACCTTTTAATTAATATCTTTGCTTGTGGATTACTCTGCTTGACTCCTTAAAAACTGTTGGTATATAATAATgtccccccttttttttcttgatgaacACTTCCTTTGTCAATTCCCAACAGACCGtaggaatgaaagaaaaagacttTTGATAACCAGGGAGtctaatgataaaaaaaatccattttaatACCAGGTGGCACCCTGTTGTGCATGCACAGGCAGTCAGACGGTCTGAAAGTTCGTTTTAAACAGTGTTCTTTTTTCGctcactcttttttcttttcttcttcaactcGGGAAAAGGCAAAGCTATTTTGAGagttcaaaaaaaaagaaaaaattacaacattttCATAAGAAAGAGTGAGCGAAAAAgaggcatttttttaaaaaataacttaaacccGTCCGTCTGACTGCGAGTTCAGTGCCTAACCGACTGAGCAAGATAGTTAGCTACACAGTTcaaattttatcgtgaaataAAACTGCGGTCCTTCACGTTAGCGTTCGACAGGAGCGTTTTCGTAAAAACTTTTGGCGATGTCAACGTACCAAACTCTCAAAATGGCTTTGCCTTTTccgagttgaaaaagagaaggacAAAAAATgagtgagcgaaaaaaaaaaacgacatttgttaaaaagagaactttaCCGACCGGCTGACGGCGAGTACAATGCATAACCGACTGTGCTACGAGAACATTCGTTAACACAGCTTATATTTTATCGTTAAATAAAGCTGCGGCAGTCCTTCACGTTAGCGTTCGAAAGGAACGTTTTCGTATAAACTTTTGGCGATGTCAACGTATCAAACTCTCGAAAATGGCTTTGCCTCTTCccgagttgaaaaagagaaggaaaaaaaaagggtgagcgaaaaaaaagacatttgttaaaaaagagcCGTACCAACCGTCTGACTGCGAGTCCAATGCCTAATCGACTGTGCTACGAGAACATTCGATTACGCGGcttaaattttatcgtgaaataAAACTGCGGCACTCCTTCGCGTAAGCGTTCGACAGGAGTGTTTTCGTATAAACTTTTGGCCATGTCAACGtatctttggttttgtcttcaATTCTGCCGTAGCGCGAGTTTGTTCAAGGATATTTTACGTTTGCTTAACGgtgttttaaactcaaaacaaaaaacatgctctttctttaagctggttatgaatatgcaagttctcgggggctgtattgttttgatgaaacaaaaggcttcttttgtttcggcttcattcaatgaaagccgctacgaaattcaaggttttttgcatacgttatttctcgaaaacgaagcgcaaaccagcgaaaaaaaaaagcaaaaacagtgTATATCGAGTAAAACTAagtccacatgccaaaattcaactacttctgaacactttcaaaatggccgaaaaatcaaggggtcgttcttgctctgagcctttcaattgCTCTTGTATGTCTCTCGCTTAATTACCACTGATATATGAGAtaagtaatttgcatttttggCAGACTGCAATTTGCTGTTATGTGACTTATATGGCCATATTAACATTCAGAATGGGTAACTGCTGCATGTGTATGCAAAGCCATGTAATAAATTGTACATACTTAGCAAGAGGATGATCCATGTCACCTGATGCCATGAGTGCATGGCCCATTTAAAGATGACATGATCACCGTAGTATTTTTGAATATAATTCCtcctttacttttcatttttttttataacaataaaTTACACACCTATTTCTATAAATGTTGCACCTGTGATCCATGATGCATGTTCCATGTTGAAAGCCAGCGGTGCACTGTGATAGACTTTGTTTGTAAGCGGTTTGTTCCACCGAGTTCAAACCAAAGTAATGATCATGATACTAATGATGATAACCATACTGtgaaatgtaaaatatttatGGAATTCTCAGTTTTACTCCAATTAAGACCTTTTCCTAATTTTCTAGGATCTTTAATACATATATCTGTAAGTGACATATTTCTTGTTGATTGAATTTCAGGCAAATGTTTTATACCAACATCATGGTTGGGATGTTGTTGTTCTATACTTCAACAGACATGGCAAAGGTACATCTGTACACACTTACGGCACACCTGGTGCTGGCCAAAAGTTtgttggaaaaaacaaacaaaatgcatCAAAATATGGTCTTGTGACTACAAGACTTTACAAACAGTTTTCCAAAGGTAAGTGCAACTGACAATCACCACTATATTCGTTGTCTTGATAATCTTATGATTAAAACAGTACATTCCACCCAAAAGAACTTTCCATCCTGATCCAATAAAATTTCTTGTGCTCTTTTGCAACATGTCATAACACATGGTTTGtggcaaaattttccaaatggTTTTCCTAAGGAAATAGAAAACCTCATAAATATACAAGGTAAAAAAACACTAGTCGTTTTACTCAGTAAGATCATTATACGCATGAAGTCTAAGAAGTCTGGccaaatttttcattgtatttgACATTATTGTCAATTTAGGCTGAGAGATTGTTAATTATTATAACCataatgatggtgatgatgactGGGGGATTACCAAAAAAGATGGGATGTGTCATTAAGTATACATTCAATATTTGTTTGAGTTTATTGTGAAAAAGCTAACAAACTGATAGCAGAATTCATTTATATAGTGAAACATGTGTATCCCTATTGCTGTAATCTCAAATTCAaactctttgattttaatgtgtATCACAATTTGACTGTAACTAACATATTAGAACCTTCTTAAATTTGCTTTGCATATTTTTCGGTATTTAATTTCTGCCAGAGGGTTCTTTCACATGTAGTTTAATGCATTTGATCTATGTActaaaagttttctgttttactAAGAGTGATcaggattaaataaaaaaatctgtgTCTCCATTATAGAGTTTCATGGCAGTGAACACACGATTGATGACGAGCCAGAGGATCCGTCCATAACTGTTTCCGTCAAAAATGGCACAATGTCCGTTGTTTGTACGGGTGTGAAGCCAGTATCACAAGATGGGAATGAGGCTAATGAAAGTCAGGAATGTAGTGCTGAACAACCACAGCAGATGGCTGGTGCGGGTGGTGCCACAATCATCAATCAGGTCCCGGCAGATATTGCACAAGAACAGCAGTTGGATGGTGTGGGTGAAGCAACAACTAGCAATCAGGTCGTGGCACAGAGAGCTGGGCCTGAACAGGTTGATGAGGATGGTAGTCGGGGAGGTGGAGCTAGGCATGGGTAGCTGGATGATGGTAGTAGTTGGGCGGGTAGAGCTTGCAGTGGCCAGGTTGATGAATGTGGTAGGGTGGCTGGTGGAGCTGGGCCTAGACAGTTAGATGACAGAAGTGGCCTTGGGCAGGTGGTAGACACTGTTAGTCAGGCAGGTAAAGCTGGAAGTGACCAAGTACATGAGGGTCAGACTCTGGCAGGTAGAGCTGGACGGGGGCAGGTGGATAATGGTAGTAATCAGGCACGCAGAGTTGGGCATGATCAGGGGGATGATGTTGGTAGTCGGGTAGGTGGAGCTGGGCGTTGTCAAGTGAATGGTAGTTGTAGTCGGGCAGGTGGAAATCAAAATGGGCAGGTTAATGATTGTGAAGGCAGGGGAGTTGTGGCTGAGCGGGAACAAGTACCAGTGGGGAAAGAGAGCGACGCAGTTGCCTATGTCGTTGATGGCGAGATTCTTTCTGTTGGCATTGTGGACAGAAATCGTGATACTCTTCACGGTCATAAAATTGAGAGAGAGATGGTCTGTGTTTTGATAACATACCTCACAAAGCCCCTTGTCCCTGCACCACTTATTTTAGGAGATCCCGATGAAAACCGCCACTTGCAGAAAGGAATGTTCTTCGTTTTACCTGCTGTTAATTTGTTCAAGTGTGAGAAGTACATTGCGGGTAAAAAAGTTGTCTTACGTAAATATATCTGCAGCAACAATCTTGGACAAAACTAATTGTGACAAACACATTTCATACATGATTTTTTCGCTAGTGTCTATAGTACTTGAAAACGGATAAGAAGTATTTATTCCCTATCCTTCTACTCAATGGTGTTTCTTAGGGTTTGCGATCCACCAGGCTTTGTTTTCACTGCACGACAACGTTAACAACCTTGAAATGGGGAAACccgtaagggggggggggttgaaaAAGTGAACTGTTGTACCTTAATAAGTGGAAATGTGGCCAAGTATCTCAACAGTTGCGTCCAAGATTGTAGCAAGTGGAAGCATATTGTAATGCGCTTTACTTGTTGacagtttttttacttttgctgttGCCGacggttttgtttttttagctttaaatCATGCGATTGTTAGCGGGAAAGCGAGTGGCGTAACACAGTGTCAGTGGTTTATTTAAAAAGGCTCGAAgcaaaataaaaggaaactcAACATCTTCCAACTTTTCGTTCCTAGTGATAACCTGGCCTTGAGGTGATGTCTCAATTTTTTGTTGCCAGAATTGTGTTTCCTTAGAATCAGGTTTTCAATAAACagcaaataattataataagttGCAAGAAAGCAATAAATCTCGATTAAAGATAATGTTACTGAAGtattaaaatagtttgtactgtttTAAAAAACGAACATTATTATCCCTCCCTTGTTCAAGTGATGGATATTGTCAACtgcggcaaaaaaaaaaatagtttcgtTGAACTATTTTCGACTTAAGTCccgtattattattattattattattattattattattttcttcagttGCATGCCAAATGCTAGTACATCGTTTGGCCTAAATATATAACCTTTGGGATGCATATGATGAAATCGGGACTCTATTTGACAAAACCGTTTTCTCGGCGTAGTTGTTCATAAAAGACCTTTTCCAACCTTGGCCTAGATATATAGCCTTTGGGTGCGATATGACGTAATACGATACTTAATTCGCTCACAAGttcaaaaaacctttttacagGTGATGAtagcaaaagcaaacaaatagcAGAAATTGGCCCAGATATGGCACCTCTGGGAGGGACCTCATCGTTCGCAAACAATCCATCAAACCCGTTTATTAGCGCTAACGATGATAGAACATTTGGTCGCAAAGGGGGGCgcatttgcatttatttgtcTAATTCAACAACGACTGAACATGGAAAGGTATATTTTCTAACTTCCACATACACCTAATTGCAACAACGTTGTCgtagaaaaaagggaaataggaATTGGTTTATCCGTCTAAGTTGGCCGCATTTACGTTACATTACATACATTTACAGAAAACTCACGAGTTTTTCTCTGTTCACATATTCGTGTATAGTAAGATAAATTCATTTACGTGTGTGTTAAGGCCGTTTCTTCAGGCGAATTTCAAACTTGTATTTATAATGCCTAACTTTAATTCCTATTtgctttttaacctttttcttttttctttgataatgtCATTGCAACTGACTGTAATATTGCCAAATGCCACAAAAGACATGATTACACTAGACAAAAAGGTCCCAccaaacaagaaagaaattaacGGGTATTTTGAGCAAGTGGTACAGGACGGCAAGGATGGAAGTGGATTAtattgcaattaattttttgacaGGAATCCTTTATACCATCTGTTGCTTACCATCTGTTAGCCTTTCTTTCTATCTGTTGATACTTCTTTGCTTTCACCACTTTTAGCATTTTTCTCCTATCCTAGTGCAACACAATAGCATCACAATTAAAGCAAGCTGCAGGCTATGCGTATAAAGTTATATATATCTTGCGTGCAATTGTCCCTTAAGGTCGCGGTGGATTCATTAGGCAAAATATTGGCAGGGGTATTACTTTTAAATTCCTAATATCATGAACAGTTCAAAGCCGATTTCGTCAAAACTTAGCAGACATATTGAAGAATTATCAAAGTGCATAAACATTGATTTATATTGAGTGGATGGCGTCTGAGGGCAATGCAGACAGcaacttaaattaaatttgtttaaaatgtgaTTTTGTGTCCAGGTTTTCACCCCGAAGACGAAGACACAGACACAGAGAAACTTGATTTAACCACTGAGTGATCTATCACAACATCTATTGTGTCAAGTCAGAGCccgattttttaatttcaagtttctttaaaagataTTTGCCTTTAAAGGCGCAAAATTTATGATGCGAGAATTTAAAGGCTTCAATCTTACCTTCTAAGgcttattttgaaaattcggCCTCTGATATGACAATCTACAATATGTCTAGTTTATCCCCCTGCCGTGTCAGCTCGTGAAATTCTCTGTCCGCGCTATATTCTTGGACACAAAATTGCTTGTTTTTACGCTTCCGAAGGCTTTCCGAGCAAACACGAGGGAGCTGATTAACTCAAATTGTGATTATGgtaattttggtaaaattttgctGCACGGACCAAACCAAGATAAGTGCACGCAGAAATCAGCAATACTTTGAAATTCGCTGCACATATTAATAGAATACACCACTGCGCGGCGTTTTGAGAGTAGTAGCTGAATACATAcagtaaggattttttttatcaactcaTACTTTATTCCTACTACCAGTATTAATTACACGGTAAATCATACAAAATAAAGACTACTTTCgcttggaaattaaaataagattTCACTATAGCCGTATGCGAATATGGCCCAATATTGGATAAAACGCGTCTACTATGCTACCCTTTCGTGGCAAATATTCCAAAATTAAGACCATTTCgcaaaaaattaaagtcaagtttttcaaaaaaacgCAAGCGAATATGGCCCAATCAGTGGATGAAGGGCAGCTACAATGCTTCCATTCCACGGCAAATCATACAAAATCAAGACTACTTTGCACGGAAATCAAAATAAGATTTGATTATAGCCGTATGCGAATATGGCCCAATATTGGATAAAACGCGTCTACTATGCTATCCTTTGACGGCAAATGTTCCAAAACAAAGCCTGTTTCGCATATAAATTAAATTCAGGTTTTCACAAAATCGCCTGCGAATATGGTCCAATCAGTGCACGTAGAGCATCTAGAATGCTTCCATTTCACTGCAAATCATACAAAATCAAGACTACTTtgcatggaaattaaaataagattTGATTATAGCCTTATGCGACTATAGCGACTAGTTCGCATAAAAATTAAACTCATGTTTTCACAAAAACGCATGCGAATATGGCCAAATATTGTATGAAGCGCATCCAAAATGCCACCATTTCACGGCAATTGTTCCAAAATCAAGACTATTTCGCATAAAAATGAAAGTCAAGTTTTCACAAAAACGCCTGCAAATACGGCCCAATATTGGCAAATGTTCCAAAATCAAGACTATTtcgcatgaaagttaaattcaTGTTGTCGCAAAAACGCAGGCGAATATGGCCCGATATTGGATGAAGCGCATCTAGAATGCTGCCATTTCACGGCAAAAGATCCAGAATCAAGACTATTTCgcatgaaaattaaagttagaTTTCATCATAGCCTTATGCGAATATGGCCAAATGTTGAAAGAAACGCATCTAGA
This region of Pocillopora verrucosa isolate sample1 chromosome 3, ASM3666991v2, whole genome shotgun sequence genomic DNA includes:
- the LOC136279548 gene encoding uncharacterized protein, producing the protein MNRLTEPKPFLYTYTVPVTIMVQIYVQGMWTFHAGDIHLSVNNMRASKACEPELPGPKIKANHKTCHTCGGQNYNAAKRCKVEGCGAKINIKTFDWEKLAQKKKTHVTQQRKLLEYRANVLYQHHGWDVVVLYFNRHGKGTSVHTYGTPGAGQKFVGKNKQNASKYGLVTTRLYKQFSKEFHGSEHTIDDEPEDPSITVSVKNGTMSVVCTGVKPVSQDGNEANESQECSAEQPQQMAGAGGATIINQVPADIAQEQQLDGVGEATTSNQVVAQRAGPEQVDEDGSRGGGARHG